In a single window of the Daphnia carinata strain CSIRO-1 chromosome 4, CSIRO_AGI_Dcar_HiC_V3, whole genome shotgun sequence genome:
- the LOC130694736 gene encoding 3-oxo-5-alpha-steroid 4-dehydrogenase 1-like, whose product MAIETHSGDQFIRDYLHPLFRTSNDSEMLTRMVWISLFYTLSVIATMAVLPAPYGRYSSSRFGFLLPGKFAWITQESPALIVPIILLWTTSATCWKSTTNKILFVAFLIHYVQRSLIYPLTTRGAKDSPFLVCISALMFCVFNGFMQGHYLLNYYQYDDDWATSPQFVIGLIIFCIGFAINVHSDQLLIHLRKPGETGYKIPVGGMFDYVTGGNFFGEIVEWFGFAIASCSPPSAIFAVFTACYLGMRAWHHHNYYLTKFEDYPRTRKIIIPFLF is encoded by the exons ATGGCAATCGAAACTCATTCAGGCGACCAGTTTATTAGAGATTACCTTCACCCACTCTTTAGAACCAGTAATGATTCAGAAATGTTAACTCGCATGGTCTGGATTTCCTTGTTTTATACTTTAAGTGTTATCGCTACGATGGCTGTCTTACCAGCACCGTATG GTCGATACAGCAGCTCACGTTTTGGATTTTTATTGCCTGGAAAATTTGCTTGGATAACCCAAGAGTCTCCAGCTCTTATAGTGCCAATCATTTTACTGTGGACTACTTCTGCAACATGTTGGAAAtctacaacaaataaaattctatttgttgCATTTCTCATCCACTATGTTCAAAG GAGTTTAATTTACCCTTTGACAACTAGAGGTGCAAAAGATTCACCATTTTTAGTCTGCATCTCAGCTTTGATGTTTTGTGTATTCAATGGCTTCATGCAAGGCCATTaccttttaaattattatcaGTATGATGACGATTGGGCAACATCACCACAATTTGTTATAG GATTGATCATATTTTGTATTGGATTTGCTATTAATGTCCACTCag ATCAGCTATTGATTCACCTGCGCAAACCGGGAGAAACAGGATATAAAATCCCTGTCGGTGGTATGTTTGACTACGTAACTGGAGGCAATTTCTTTGGAGAAATTGTTGAGTGGTTTGGCTTCGCCATCGCTTCCTGTAGTCCTCCATCAGCTATTTTTGCCGTCTTTACTGCATGCTATCTTGGTATGCGAGCATGGCACCACCACAATTATTATCTCACCAAGTTCGAAGACTATCCGCGAACACGAAAAATTATtatcccatttttattttaa
- the LOC130694727 gene encoding acylamino-acid-releasing enzyme-like translates to MALKYTIEEAVTAWRRASQIVFYNAGRLSIQDDVVDVTVTASQRNLAKEESVRFQTHFIVQKSNLNLLSQTPSSDISTEKLVAFGSKSNVTAIIRETPDPKSYEKKNKQILEIWKDNYLWNSVDLQHLDKHGKVYTDGTFGCLGFSPDEKHLVYLAEKKEPKKQSFLQFGVAASAEGTKLGIEYDFVEDWGEQLVGKSQPVICIYKVDWEPFQSEDAVRILEASNEWSPGQLVWCSNQHLAGVAWYHQPRRLGIIYCSNRPSQIFKVDVSSGKYDWFGLKSNTAASPRHHAESNTLAYLTSLAYGPHHKEQKIAIISPDGTVKQVQTDYSESYKGMYNQSFPERCWSSDGKLVFYTTPCKSSVQSYALVLDTCKVHKLSLPDGCTGSVVLDVFQDFILVCGVSLTRPDQLFIGHFNPAKINEEPIQWKRLSGNNVLPSAHSLATDVLSFKPEDQMEYEATLVFPQNASEKTPLIVIPHGGPHAVSTDQFKSEVYFFSQLGYAVLFVNYRGSTGFGEQSLYSLLGKVGAQDVQEVHHATVQMVEKHSKVLDKELVFLFGGSHGGFLVTHLSGQYPDFYRAVSTRNPVIDMASMFPITDIADWTIVESGLGDGSELENLLEPQSFSKMWEFSPIRYAKKVKAPTLLLVGKVDRRVPPTQSMEYYRALQLSGIKTRMILYEDCHSLSQIPFDTDALINTALWFKESLQ, encoded by the exons ATGGCGCTAAAGTACACAATAGAGGAAGCTGTGACTGCCTGGAGAAGAGCATCGCAAATTGTTTTCTATAATGCAGGTCGATTAAGCATTCAAGATGATGTTGTGGATGTTACCGTCACAGCAAG TCAACGAAACCTGGCTAAGGAGGAAAGCGTACGATTCCAGACCCATTTCATAGTACAAAAAAGCAATTTGAATTTGCTTTCTCAAACTCCATCATCTGATATCTCCACAGA GAAGCTTGTAGCATTTGGAAGCAAATCAAATGTGACTGCCATCATTAGGGAAACCCCTGATCCGAAAtcatacgaaaagaaaaataagcaaaTCTTGGAAATTTGGAAAGATAACTATCTATGGAACAGTGTGGACCTTCAGCATCTGGATAAACATGGCAAAGTCTACACTGATG GGACATTTGGCTGTTTGGGATTCTCACCAGATGAGAAACATTTGGTGTATCTAGctgagaaaaaagaaccaaagaAGCAATCCTTTCTTCAGTTTGGCGTAGCTGCATCAGCTGAAGGCACCAAACTG GGAATCGAGTATGATTTTGTAGAGGACTGGGGAGAGCAGCTTGTTGGGAAATCACAACCAGTCATTTGCATATACAAAGTTGATTGGGAACCATTCCAATCTGAAGATGCTGTTCGAATTTTGGAAGCCAGCAACGAATGGAGTCCGGGACAG TTAGTGTGGTGCTCGAATCAACATTTAGCTGGTGTCGCGTGGTATCATCAACCGCGCCGATTAGGCATTATATATTGCTCTAATCGTCCGAGTCAAATATTCAAAGTTGATGTGTCTTCCGGCAAATATG ATTGGTTTGGCTTAAAGAGTAACACAGCTGCATCGCCGCGCCACCATGCAGAATCCAATACCCTTGCCTATTTGACAAGCTTAGCGTATGGACCTCACCATAAAGAgcaaaaaattgcaattatcAGTCCAGACGGAACAGTTAAACAGGTGCAAACTGACTACAGCGAATCATATAAAGGGATGTATAACCAATCGTTTCCTGAGCGATGCTGGTCATCCGATGGCAAGCTTGTCTTTTACACAACACCATGCAAGAGCAGCGTCCAGTCTTACGCTTTAGTGCTTG ACACTTGCAAAGTTCACAAGCTTTCTTTGCCGGACGGTTGCACTGGAAGTGTTGTTCTTGACGTTTTCCAAGATTTCATACTCGTTTGCGGAGTTTCGTTAACCAGACCAGATCAACTATTTATTGGGCACTTTAATCCGGCCAAGATAAATGAAGAGCCTATACAATGGAAACGGCTTTCAGGCAATAACGTTTTACCGTCTGCCCATTCACTTGCTACCGACGTACTGTCGTTTAAACCTGAAGATCAAATGGAATATGAA GCTACTTTAGTCTTCCCGCAAAATGCGTCGGAAAAGACCCCTCTAATTGTTATCCCTCATGGTGGTCCCCACGCCGTGTCGACAGATCAATTTAAATCAGAAGTTTATTTCTTCTCCCAGCTAG GATACGCTGTTTTATTTGTCAATTATCGCGGTTCGACTGGATTCGGCGAGCAGTCATTGTACTCTCTGCTAGGAAAAGTCGGCGCGCAAGATGTTCAAGAAGTTCATCATGCTACTGTTCAAATGGTGGAAAAACACTCTAAAGTTCTCGATAAAGAGCTCGTGTTTTTATTTGGCGGATCGCACGGCGGATTCCTCGTTACACACTTGAGTGGGCAATATCCCGACTTTTATCGAGCCGTCTCCACCCGCAATCCTGTGATAGACATGGCGTCCATGTTTCCTATTACGGATATTGCCGACTGGACCATTGTCGAGTCTGGTCTTGGAGATGGTAGTGAGCTCGAGAACCTCCTCGAACCGCAATCATTTTCAAAGATGTGGGAGTTCTCTCCCATTAGATACGCGAAAAAGGTAAAAGCTCCCACCTTGTTGCTTGTGGGGAAAGTTGATCGTCGAGTGCCTCCAACTCAGTCAATGGAATACTATCGAGCGTTGCAGCTCAGCGGAATCAAAACAAG GATGATTTTGTACGAAGACTGTCATTCCCTAAGTCAAATTCCGTTCGACACGGATGCACTCATCAATACGGCTTTGTGGTTTAAAGAGAGCTTGCAATAG
- the LOC130694735 gene encoding 3-oxo-5-alpha-steroid 4-dehydrogenase 1-like, with translation MSSKVHPLGNHFINGYLHPLFGASNDSEMFTQMVWISFFCILSIAASMAVFPAPYGRYSSSKFGFLLPMVFAWMTQESPSFIIPLVLLWSTSATCWSSLVNKLLLIGFITHYIHRSIIYPLCVRSSNKTPFVPYISAMLFSFFNGFMQGHYLLNYYQYDNKWLTSPQFVIGYTMFLVGMAINIYSDQLLIHLRKPGETRYKIPVGGLFNYVTAANYLGEIIEWAGFALASCSAPAAIFTLFSAVFLIFRAWHHHKYYLLKFEDYPKTRKIIFPFIF, from the exons ATGTCATCAAAAGTACACCCTTTGGGAAACCATTTTATTAATGGCTATTTGCATCCTTTATTTGGTGCAAGCAATGACTCAGAAATGTTTACCCAAATGGTCTGGATATCTTTCTTTTGTATACTAAGTATTGCCGCTAGCATGGCTGTGTTTCCAGCTCCCTATG GACGATACAGCAGCTCAAAATTTGGATTCCTCCTCCCAATGGTTTTTGCATGGATGACACAGGAATCACCATCTTTTATAATCCCCTTAGTTTTGTTGTGGAGTACTTCAGCCACCTGTTGGAGTTCTTTAGTCAATAAGTTACTCTTGATAGGATTTATCACCCATTATATTCATAG GAGTATAATTTATCCTTTGTGTGTCCGAAGCAGCAACAAAACTCCCTTTGTGCCCTACATCTCAGCTATGTTGTTCTCCTTCTTTAATGGCTTCATGCAAGGGCATTACCTGTTGAATTATTATCAATATGATAATAAATGGTTAACTTCACCTCAATTTGTAATAG gCTACACCATGTTCCTTGTTGGGATGGCCATCAATATCTATTCAG ACCAGCTCCTGATTCATCTACGCAAACCAGGAGAGACAAGATACAAGATCCCTGTTGGTGGATTGTTCAACTATGTTACAGCAGCTAATTACCTTGGAGAAATAATTGAATGGGCTGGTTTTGCTCTTGCTTCTTGCAGTGCTCCAGCAGCTATCTTCACCCTTTTCTCAGCAGTCTTTCTTATCTTTAGAGCATGGCACCATCACAAATACTATCTCTTGAAATTTGAAGACTATCCTAAGACTAGAAAGataatttttccatttatattttaa
- the LOC130694738 gene encoding lysozyme RrrD-like: protein MHGNGIVCWGRKKNRMKNSWILSESKHCGVYIKRLLATQRRSLRPLTRMQIASYSVIVLAALFASSLAARTCSQEGYDLIKGFEGLSLVAYQDVGGIWTIGYGNTKYQDGSPVRQGDTITQQGADDLFEYWVDQSFAPEVDRLVGPVVIRQVQFDALVSFTYNVGVGAFTDSTLLRKLRAFPDDPTIRDEFMRWVYVNGQVVQGLVNRRDAEADFYFSKVESMC, encoded by the exons ATGCATGGCAATGG GATTGTTTGTTGGGGCAGGAAgaaaaatcgaatgaaaaacTCGTGGATCCTCTCAG AATCCAAACATTGTGGTGTCTATATTAAGAGATTGCTCGCGACGCAACGCAGATCCCTCCGACCACTAACAAG AATGCAGATTGCTTCTTACTCCGTCATTGTTCTAGCGGCTTTGTTCGCTTCTTCTCTGGCCGCAAGGACATGTTCACAAGAAGGATATGATTTAATTAAGGGATTTGAAGGCCTTAGCCTAGTTGCTTACCA AGATGTTGGTGGTATCTGGACCATTGGTTATGGCAATACGAAGTATCAGGATGGTAGCCCTGTTCGCCAAGGAGACACTATTACTCAACAAGGTGCTGATGACCTTTTCGAGTATTGGGTCGATCAGTCT TTTGCACCAGAGGTAGACCGATTGGTGGGACCTGTAGTCATTAGGCAAGTTCAGTTCGATGCCTTGGTTTCCTTTACCTACAACGTCGGGGTAGGTGCTTTCACCGATTCGACTCTGTTGAGAAAACTGCGTGCCTTCCCTGACGATCCAACCATCCGTGACGAATTCATGAGATGGGTCTATGTAAACGGACAGGTGGTTCAAGGACTTGTTAACCGTCGTGATGCTGAGGCTGATTTCTACTTTTCAAAAGTTGAAAGTATGTGTTAG
- the LOC130694724 gene encoding lysine-specific demethylase 4C-like, which yields MECAPNSSSGGVPKIQVFRPTWEEFKDFNNYILQIEKSGAHKAGLAKIVPPPEWKPRADGYDMSVIGEIEIPAPISQVVQGKQGVYQVFNIQKNSMKVKDFMRLANSAKHVTPSHFDYQDLDRKYWRNISYCPPIYGADVSGSLTDPDVEEWNINKLGSILDYVNADYGISIDGVNTAYLYFGMWKSCFAWHTEDMDLYSINYLHFGEPKSWYCVPPEHGARLERLANNFFPANYKECPAYLRHKMSVISPMVLKNHSIPYNKIVQEAGEFMITFPFGYHAGFNHGFNCAESTNFASPRWVEYGKRAAQCACRPDMVKISMETFVKRFQPERYDLWVQGKDIGPHPEMPGRQSAAPHPSKDDLLWNKNYTDTDLPESFVEPTQKKAKRHLIHKKLEQEQQEQQVYPSEEDTAINQEKVALKSESNEELTSVMVEEEDLLNDEHFEVMKEIYYKAGEMESDGLEERKSDPDEQEVWEPDIENPDSKAKMMSKKSIKRSKSKSNAEGHLTKVKCRRTKSESTPRSLSPRSHIAQVAETTTPPVKCAQLKTNVMFSGFRIPKKAPSVDNQSVAACGWTEDTSTQRTSSGCYSTPKVLNEESSSQGLFSKTRIQRPSPSSHIKSCPVAAVQLSAHSSSLLSTPPSLALIKPPSLNASPSRVASNPSSTTDLLRQQLTSIKSGTNKLSPPSSSGDERRSRKQKSPRKGLDSRDTSTNLTIMWDQQKDWTWAKECEFNLLSSYQEPYCCVCSVLRPSVPQRPQQQEHLSRSAVLVPEKVFGSNRVSITSSLLLRCSSCCVCIHAKCFGLAETTVADNWLCRRCDRNEMDRHKIKCCLCQQRGGALKGTKDGRWAHILCTICLPGVSFGHPELREPIIINPLGWKEYVLLNCVFCSSSRPDSSSNYVTWHRGICLPCVKQCGRAFHPMCGLVNGVRFTVSQDGKQLSANCCSLIYSPRSTTTSSATSSAVKKKVPLNVSLGQQVYAKHPETGEYRLAVVTDNTQTVTYYSVDFNDGTSSQDTYPEDIRNYNCKEDGPPPEGAAVDVMWTDGKSYDGFYRGRTNRKLYSLSFFEDRDTVITAERCEFYHADEDLPKDLKNQMDKQRASTAQIDRLHPCSGIQP from the exons atggaatgTGCTCCCAACTCGTCTTCTGGTGGAGTACCGAAAATTCAGGTCTTTCGGCCCACGTGGgaagaattcaaagatttCAACAATTACATCCTCCAAATTGAGAAATCGGGGGCACACAAGGCTGGTCTAGCCAAAATTGTGCCCCCACCTGAGTGGAAACCTCGGGCTGATGGCTATGACATGAGTGTTATTGGAGAAATTGAGATCCCTGCTCCAATCTCCCAAGTTGTTCAAGGCAAACAAGGAGTCTACCAAGTATTCAATATTCAAAAGAATTCCATGAAAGTGAAAGACTTTATGCGGCTAGCAAATAGTGCCAAACATGTGACCCCAAGTCACTTTGACTACCAGGATCTTGATCGTAAATATTGGCGCAACATCAGCTACTGTCCACCAATTTACGGGGCCGATGTTTCAGGCAGCTTAACTGATCCTGACGTTGAAGAATG GAATATCAACAAGCTGGGATCAATTTTGGATTATGTCAATGCAGATTATGGTATAAGCATTGACGGAGTCAACACAGCATACTTGTATTTTGGAATGTGGAAAAGCTGTTTTGCTTGGCATACAGAAGACATGGATCTCTACAGCATAAATTACCTCCATTTTGGGGAGCCAAAAAGTTGGTATTG TGTCCCTCCTGAGCATGGCGCTCGACTGGAGAGGCTAGCCAACAACTTCTTTCCCGCCAATTATAAAGAATGTCCCGCCTACCTGAG ACACAAAATGTCGGTAATTTCACCgatggttttaaaaaaccattcGATCCCCTACAACAAAATCGTGCAAGAAGCCGGCGAGTTCATGATTACATTTCCGTTCGGTTATCACGCCGGTTTCAACCACGGATTCAACTGTGCCGAATCGACGAATTTCGCCTCTCCTCGTTGGGTCGAGTATGGCAAAAGGGCTGCCCAATGCGCTTGCAGACCTGATATGGTTAAAATCAGCATGGAAACATTCGTCAAACGCTTTCAGCCTGAACGCTACGATCTTTGGGTTCAAG GCAAGGATATTGGTCCACATCCTGAAATGCCTGGGCGTCAGTCAGCTGCGCCCCACCCGTCTAAAGATGATCTCCTTTGGAACAAGAATTACACAGACACCGACTTACCTGAAAGTTTTGTAGAACCGACCCAGAAAAAGGCCAAACGGCACTTGATTCAtaaaaaactggaacaagAACAACAGGAGCAACAAGTGTATCCGTCTGAAGAGGACACGGCAATCAACCAGGAAAAGGTTGCCTTGAAAAGTGAAAGTAACGAAGAGCTAACGAGTGTGAtggtggaagaagaagatcttTTGAATGACGAGCATTTTGAAGTGATGAAAGAGATTTATTACAAAGCTGGTGAAATGGAAAGCGACGGACTAGAAGAACGAAAAAGTGATCCGGACGAACAAGAAGTATGGGAACCGGATATCGAAAATCCCGATTCCAAAGCCAAGATGATGTCAAAGAAATCGATCAAAAGAAGCAAGTCAAAGTCTAACGCAGAGGGCCATTTAACTAAAGTCAAATGTCGTCGAACAAAATCAGAGTCGACTCCGAGATCCCTGTCTCCACGATCTCATATCGCCCAAGTTGCAGAAACAACAACTCCACCTGTTAAATGTGcacaattgaaaacaaatgtcatGTTTTCCGGATTCCGCATACCAAAAAAAGCCCCTTCAGTCGATAATCAGAGCGTTGCAGCTTGTGGCTGGACCGAAGACACATCAACGCAAAGGACATCATCCGGTTGCTACTCAACACCTAAAGTTTTGAATGAAGAATCCTCATCCCAGGGCCTGTTTAGTAAAACAAGAATACAGAGACCATCGCCCAGTTCTCACATTAAATCCTGTCCTGTTGCAGCAGTTCAACTGTCTGCCCATTCATCATCTTTGCTTTCCACTCCTCCGTCGCTTGCACTAATTAAACCACCGTCACTGAACGCCTCACCGTCAAGAGTAGCAAGCAATCCATCGAGCACTACAGATCTCCTGAGACAGCAATTAACGTCCATCAAATCGGGTACTAACAAATTGTCGCCCCCTTCGAGTTCGGGAGATGAACGTAGatcgagaaaacaaaagagcccACGTAAAGGACTCGATTCCAGAGATACATCAACTAACCT GACGATCATGTGGGATCAGCAAAAGGATTGGACTTGGGCTAAAGAATGTGAATTCAATTTATTAAGTAGCTATCAAGAGCCGTACTGTTGCGTTTGCAGTGTGTTGAGACCGTCTGTGCCGCAGAGACCGCAACAGCAAGAGCATTTGTCACGGTCTGCTGTTTTGGTGCCGGAAAAAGTGTTTGGTTCGAATCGAGTTTCCATTACCTCTTCACTCTTGTTGCGCTGCTCTTCGTGTTGTGTTTGCATCCACGCGAAATGCTTTGGACTAGCCGAAACGACGGTGGCCGACAACTGGTTGTGTCGGCGTTGTGATCGCAACGAGATGGACAGACACAAGATCAAATGTTGCCTCTGTCAACAGCGAGGAGGTGCCCTGAAAGGGACAAAAGACGGACGCTGGGCTCACATTCTCTGTACCATTTGTTTGCCTGGTGTATCTTTCGGTCATCCAGAGCTTCGTGAACCCATCATTATCAATCCACTAGGCTGGAAGGAATACGTGCTGTTGAATTGTGTGTTTTGCTCCAGCAGTCGGCCCGATTCCAGCAGCAACTATGTAACATGGCATCGAGGTATTTGCCTTCCTTGCGTCAAACAATGTGGACGGGCTTTCCATCCAATGTGTGGCCTAGTCAACGGTGTACGGTTCACTGTCAGTCAGGATGGCAAGCAATTGTCAGCCAATTGTTGTTCGTTGATCTATTCCCCACGATCGACAACAACGTCGTCTGCTACTTCATCTGCTGTCAAAAAGAAGGTCCCTCTTAATGTTTCTCTCGGCCAGCAAGTCTACGCCAAACACCCAGAAACGGGTGAATACCGCCTT GCTGTTGTAACTGACAATACTCAGACGGTCACCTATTATTCTGTTGATTTCAATGATGGTACTAGCAGCCAAGATACGTATCCGGAAGACATACGCAATTACAACTGCAAAGAAGACGGCCCTCCACCTGAAGGAGCTGCTGTTGATGTTATGTGGACTGATGGGAAAAGCTATGATGGCTTCTATCGTGGACGTACAAATCGTAAACTGTATAGCTTGTCTTTCTTTGAGGACAGAGACACTGTCATTACGGCTGAAAGATGTGAATTTTACCATGCTGACGAAGATCTTCCTAAAGATCTAAAAAACCAAATGGACAAACAACGGGCATCAACAGCGCAAATTGATAGGCTTCATCCATGTTCAGGCATTCAACCTTGA